The following proteins are co-located in the Pseudomonas sp. DY-1 genome:
- a CDS encoding acetyl-CoA hydrolase/transferase family protein, translated as MYSDRVRLSSLLGKVMSAAEAAALIEDGMTVGMSGFTRAGEAKAVPQALAVRAKEQPLRISLMTGASLGNDLDKQLTEAGVLARRMPFQVDGTLRKAINAGEVMFIDQHLSETVEQLRNHQLKLPDIAVIEAVAITEEGHIVPTTSVGNSASFAIFAKRVIVEINLAHNPNLEGLHDIYIPTYRPTRTPIPLTRVDDRIGGTAIPIDPAKIAAIVITEQPDSLSTVLPPDHETQAIADHLIDFFKREVEAGRMSNNLAPLQAGIGSIANAVMCGLIESPFQDLTMYSEVLQDSTFDLIDAGKLRFASGSSITLSARRNSDVFGNLERYKDKLVLRPQEISNHPEVVRRLGIIGINTALEFDIYGNVNSTHVGGTKMMNGIGGSGDFARNAHLAIFVTKSIAKGGAISSVVPMVSHVDHTEHDVDILVTEQGLADLRGLAPRERARAIIDNCVHPDFRQPLQNYFSAACAKGGHTPHLLREAMSWHINLEETGRMLAN; from the coding sequence ATGTACTCTGATCGCGTGCGCCTGTCCTCCCTGCTGGGCAAGGTGATGAGTGCGGCCGAGGCCGCTGCCCTGATCGAAGACGGCATGACCGTTGGCATGAGCGGCTTCACCCGTGCCGGTGAAGCCAAGGCCGTGCCGCAGGCGCTGGCCGTGCGCGCCAAGGAGCAGCCCCTGCGGATCAGCCTGATGACCGGCGCGAGCCTCGGCAACGACCTCGACAAGCAGCTCACCGAAGCCGGTGTGCTCGCCCGGCGCATGCCGTTCCAGGTGGACGGCACCCTGCGCAAGGCGATCAACGCCGGCGAGGTGATGTTCATCGACCAGCACCTGTCGGAAACCGTCGAGCAGCTGCGCAACCACCAGCTCAAGCTGCCGGACATCGCAGTCATCGAAGCTGTGGCCATTACCGAAGAAGGCCACATCGTGCCGACCACTTCCGTGGGCAACTCCGCCAGCTTTGCGATCTTCGCCAAGCGCGTGATCGTCGAGATCAACCTGGCGCACAACCCCAACCTGGAGGGCCTGCACGACATCTATATCCCGACCTACCGGCCGACCCGCACACCCATTCCGCTGACCCGCGTGGACGACCGCATCGGTGGCACCGCAATTCCGATCGACCCGGCGAAAATCGCCGCCATCGTCATCACCGAACAGCCGGATTCCCTGTCCACCGTGCTGCCGCCGGATCACGAAACCCAGGCCATCGCCGACCACCTGATCGACTTTTTCAAGCGTGAAGTGGAAGCCGGGCGCATGAGCAACAACCTGGCGCCGCTGCAGGCCGGCATCGGCAGCATCGCCAACGCCGTGATGTGCGGCCTGATCGAGTCGCCCTTCCAGGACCTCACCATGTATTCCGAGGTGCTGCAGGACTCCACCTTCGACCTGATCGACGCCGGTAAGCTGCGCTTTGCCTCCGGCAGCTCCATCACGCTGTCCGCGCGCCGCAACAGCGATGTCTTCGGCAACCTGGAGCGCTACAAGGACAAGCTGGTACTGCGCCCGCAAGAAATCTCCAACCACCCGGAAGTGGTAAGGCGCCTGGGAATAATCGGCATCAACACCGCGCTCGAGTTCGACATCTACGGCAACGTCAATTCGACCCACGTGGGCGGCACGAAAATGATGAACGGTATCGGCGGCTCCGGCGATTTCGCCCGCAACGCCCACCTCGCCATCTTCGTCACCAAGTCCATCGCCAAGGGCGGTGCCATTTCCAGCGTGGTGCCCATGGTCAGCCATGTGGACCACACCGAGCACGATGTGGACATCCTCGTCACCGAGCAGGGGCTGGCCGACTTGCGTGGCCTGGCGCCCCGCGAGCGTGCGCGGGCGATCATCGACAACTGTGTGCACCCGGATTTCCGTCAACCGCTACAGAACTACTTCAGCGCGGCTTGCGCCAAGGGCGGCCATACCCCACATCTGCTGCGCGAAGCCATGTCCTGGCATATCAATCTGGAAGAAACCGGGCGGATGCTGGCCAACTGA
- a CDS encoding DUF1127 domain-containing protein, giving the protein MERTLSSDLIFESAEQSPKSSWALRTISTLLLWQRRIASRHQLAMLDHRLLADAGISEAQREAELNKPFWR; this is encoded by the coding sequence ATGGAACGTACCCTCAGTTCCGACCTGATTTTCGAAAGCGCCGAACAATCCCCGAAATCCTCGTGGGCCCTGCGCACTATCTCCACCCTGCTGCTGTGGCAGCGCCGCATCGCCAGCCGTCATCAACTGGCCATGCTGGACCACCGCCTGCTGGCTGACGCTGGCATCAGCGAAGCCCAGCGCGAAGCCGAACTGAACAAGCCCTTCTGGCGCTAA
- a CDS encoding DUF1127 domain-containing protein: MDRTLTASAQFQTISPRTHWYLRLFATIALWRRNARTRHQLAQLDSRALADVGISPSDRYQELERPFWR; encoded by the coding sequence ATGGACCGCACCCTCACTGCCTCCGCCCAGTTCCAGACCATCAGCCCGCGTACGCATTGGTACCTGCGACTGTTCGCTACCATCGCCCTGTGGCGGCGCAACGCCCGCACGCGGCACCAGCTCGCGCAGCTGGATTCCCGAGCGCTGGCAGATGTGGGTATCAGTCCGAGCGACCGCTATCAGGAACTGGAGCGCCCCTTCTGGCGCTAG
- a CDS encoding DUF2388 domain-containing protein, protein MTSLRLLSAAALLALATSASATSFVVTTDAVVGAIKATSDATSDITSSFNDDKIVLAAREDAASFVASDGDIRGARLEAAFKHIRGLQPQLAASDLQLAQAILTL, encoded by the coding sequence ATGACCTCACTTCGCCTGCTCAGTGCCGCAGCCCTGCTGGCGCTCGCCACCAGCGCATCCGCTACCAGCTTCGTGGTGACCACTGACGCCGTGGTTGGCGCCATCAAGGCCACCTCGGATGCCACCTCGGACATCACCTCTTCCTTCAACGACGACAAGATCGTGCTCGCCGCGCGTGAAGACGCTGCCAGCTTCGTCGCCAGCGACGGTGACATCCGCGGGGCCCGGCTGGAGGCCGCGTTCAAGCACATCCGTGGCCTGCAACCCCAACTGGCTGCTAGCGACCTACAACTGGCCCAGGCCATTCTCACCCTCTGA
- a CDS encoding DUF2388 domain-containing protein, which produces MRRSLSVAAIALSLVAGAAQAQTLVATSNIIVRALERTLDFTSDTTTSIRDMKVVVAARDDAASFVASAGEIRGAQLEAAFAALRDQFPQAREASDLALAETIVAL; this is translated from the coding sequence ATGCGCCGCTCGCTGTCTGTCGCAGCCATCGCCCTTTCCCTCGTAGCCGGTGCCGCCCAGGCCCAGACCCTGGTGGCGACCAGCAACATCATCGTCCGCGCGCTGGAGCGCACTCTCGACTTCACCTCAGACACCACGACTTCGATCCGCGACATGAAAGTGGTCGTGGCCGCCCGCGACGACGCCGCCAGCTTCGTCGCCAGCGCCGGTGAGATTCGTGGCGCCCAGCTCGAGGCCGCTTTCGCCGCCCTGCGCGATCAGTTCCCGCAAGCCCGCGAGGCCAGCGATCTGGCGCTGGCGGAAACCATCGTCGCCCTCTGA
- a CDS encoding DUF4105 domain-containing protein yields MIGLGVLLLAGTAQAELRLLLDDEGLTTAQRQASQQLLDEALAALPPTFVHRLDRDVTVGWSDDLPENGYGRATRFDALVLNRDLLTGLTDGTAATQKTARVHGTVRREMLATVLHELTHIYDRARLWSPAEKTQQFRCRNQASSNGRIGLPGDCRGQTERRFTLSDDPRLLDLAGWPQYVGKRGQREQENHQVARSPDIYELKNAREFVAVNMEYFLLDPAYACRRPALYRYYREHFGWGPELQAPCNDGYAYLNAGRDFGKQPLGKLDPDRVYEVDYLFAEANQNWVSRWGHSMLRLVICAPGRPRGPDCRLDLDQHLVLSYRAFVGDVQLSSWDGLTGAYPSRLFVLPLHQVIEEYTKVELRSLASVPLKLSREEVEALVERAAEMHWSYDGDYWFLSNNCAVETLKLLRSGTDHPALRDLDSIMPNGLLKLLEGRGVADRTPLDDPKEALRLGYRFDSFRDRYQAMFKILRERLKVPQEEVEDWLQLTAEQRRPWFDKADLRASAALLLLEQAAQRRQLLLAQDELKRNYLSSREQAGQTRFAKAGGTLEQMLANSGFLSRPAELLQGGYGLPQSAEWQRLESESSTRQQTMRKLSDDLDREVRSLLEPQRMAELNATEANLKAIGAHLRQLHKDAGGLVLP; encoded by the coding sequence CTGATCGGCCTGGGCGTCCTGCTATTGGCGGGCACTGCCCAGGCCGAGTTGCGCCTGTTGCTGGATGACGAGGGACTTACCACGGCTCAGCGTCAGGCCAGCCAGCAGCTTCTCGATGAAGCTCTCGCAGCCCTGCCACCGACCTTCGTCCACCGACTGGACCGGGACGTTACCGTGGGTTGGAGCGATGACCTGCCCGAGAACGGTTACGGCCGCGCGACACGTTTCGATGCCCTGGTGCTCAACCGCGACCTGTTGACCGGCCTCACCGACGGCACAGCGGCCACGCAGAAGACCGCTCGCGTTCACGGAACGGTGCGCCGCGAAATGCTCGCCACCGTGCTTCACGAGCTGACGCACATCTACGACCGCGCCCGCCTCTGGTCCCCCGCCGAGAAGACGCAACAGTTCCGCTGTCGCAACCAGGCTTCCAGCAACGGCCGTATAGGCCTGCCTGGCGACTGCCGGGGTCAGACCGAGCGCCGCTTCACCTTGAGCGACGATCCGCGCCTTCTCGACCTTGCCGGCTGGCCGCAGTACGTCGGCAAGCGCGGTCAGCGCGAGCAGGAAAACCACCAAGTGGCGCGAAGCCCGGATATCTACGAGCTGAAGAACGCCCGCGAGTTCGTTGCCGTGAACATGGAGTACTTCCTCCTCGATCCGGCCTACGCCTGCCGCCGCCCGGCGCTATACCGCTATTACCGCGAACATTTCGGCTGGGGCCCTGAACTGCAGGCCCCCTGCAACGACGGCTACGCCTACCTCAATGCCGGCCGCGACTTCGGCAAGCAGCCCCTGGGCAAACTCGACCCGGACCGGGTCTACGAAGTCGACTACCTGTTCGCCGAGGCCAACCAGAACTGGGTCAGCCGCTGGGGCCACAGCATGCTGCGCCTGGTGATCTGCGCCCCCGGCCGACCGCGCGGGCCGGACTGCCGCCTCGACCTCGACCAGCATCTGGTGCTGTCCTACCGCGCCTTCGTCGGGGACGTGCAGCTATCGAGCTGGGACGGCCTCACCGGCGCCTATCCCTCGCGCCTGTTCGTGCTGCCGCTGCATCAGGTGATCGAGGAATACACCAAGGTGGAGCTGCGCAGCCTCGCCTCGGTGCCGCTCAAGCTCAGCCGCGAGGAAGTAGAAGCCCTGGTGGAGCGCGCTGCCGAGATGCACTGGAGCTACGACGGCGACTACTGGTTCCTCTCCAATAACTGCGCGGTAGAAACGCTCAAGCTGCTGCGCAGCGGTACTGACCACCCGGCGCTGCGTGATCTCGACAGCATCATGCCCAACGGCCTGCTCAAGCTGCTGGAGGGGCGTGGAGTGGCCGACCGCACGCCACTGGACGATCCCAAGGAAGCGCTACGCCTGGGGTATCGCTTCGATTCCTTCCGCGACCGCTACCAGGCCATGTTCAAGATCCTTCGCGAGCGCCTGAAGGTGCCCCAGGAAGAGGTCGAGGACTGGCTTCAACTCACCGCCGAGCAACGCCGGCCCTGGTTCGACAAGGCCGACCTGCGCGCCAGCGCCGCCCTGCTCCTGCTGGAACAGGCCGCCCAGCGCCGCCAACTCTTGCTGGCCCAGGACGAGCTCAAGCGCAATTACCTCAGCTCCCGCGAGCAGGCCGGGCAAACCCGCTTCGCCAAGGCCGGCGGCACCCTGGAGCAAATGCTCGCCAACAGCGGATTCCTCAGCCGCCCGGCTGAGCTGCTGCAGGGTGGTTACGGCCTGCCGCAGAGTGCGGAGTGGCAGCGCCTGGAATCCGAAAGCAGCACCCGCCAGCAGACCATGCGCAAACTCAGCGACGACCTCGACCGCGAAGTTCGCAGCCTGCTGGAGCCCCAGCGCATGGCTGAGCTGAACGCCACCGAGGCCAACCTCAAGGCCATCGGTGCGCACCTGCGCCAATTGCACAAGGACGCCGGAGGGCTCGTGCTTCCCTGA
- a CDS encoding GFA family protein — protein MAEHHTGGCHCGQLRYVVEAPLRDVAHCHCSICRRTTGGIVTTWATVPLASFRWTTGTPAEYTSSATCIRYFCPHCSSQLALLTSLSPSTLDLTIATLDHPEAVPADRHIWVSSRLPWLHLDPQLPEEDEEQL, from the coding sequence ATGGCCGAACACCATACCGGCGGCTGTCATTGCGGGCAGCTGCGCTACGTCGTTGAAGCACCGCTGCGCGATGTCGCCCATTGCCATTGCTCGATCTGCCGGCGCACTACCGGCGGCATAGTCACAACTTGGGCGACCGTACCACTGGCGAGCTTCCGCTGGACGACCGGAACACCAGCCGAGTACACCTCATCTGCGACCTGCATCCGATACTTCTGTCCGCATTGCAGCAGCCAGTTGGCGCTGCTTACCAGCCTCAGTCCCAGCACCCTGGACCTCACCATCGCCACCCTGGACCATCCGGAGGCCGTTCCGGCGGATCGGCACATCTGGGTGAGCAGCCGCTTGCCCTGGCTGCATCTGGACCCGCAGTTGCCGGAGGAGGATGAGGAACAGTTGTGA
- a CDS encoding AEC family transporter — MLTLLEALWPLFALIVGGYLLRRWDFPGEVFWPAAERLNYFILFPALLFSSLATAPLDNPALPRLALAVFLGLGAGWAALLLARRLLGWPTTRFGAITQGILRFNTYLGLAAIGSLYGKDGLAMAALMLALMVPTVNLMSVWALTAEHGVSLRGLLLPMGKNPLILACLAGALVNLAGFGLPGGTDRLLNLLAVASLPLGLLCVGAALRPQELAGEVPALAWNCALRLLAMPVLAFAVARLLDLPAMESSILVLFFALPTAPTAYVLTRQLGGDSHLMAGIITLQTLLAAGSLLLVMRTLAS; from the coding sequence GTGCTGACCCTTCTCGAAGCCCTCTGGCCGCTCTTTGCCCTGATCGTCGGCGGCTACCTGCTACGCCGCTGGGACTTTCCCGGCGAAGTCTTCTGGCCCGCAGCCGAGCGCCTGAACTACTTCATCCTGTTCCCCGCCCTGCTCTTCAGCAGCCTGGCCACAGCGCCGCTCGACAACCCGGCACTGCCACGCCTTGCCCTGGCGGTTTTCCTCGGCCTCGGGGCCGGTTGGGCCGCCCTGCTTCTGGCGCGGCGCCTGCTGGGCTGGCCGACGACGCGCTTCGGCGCGATCACCCAGGGCATCCTGCGCTTCAACACCTATCTCGGCCTCGCGGCCATCGGCAGCCTCTACGGCAAGGACGGCCTGGCGATGGCCGCGCTGATGCTGGCGCTGATGGTTCCCACGGTGAACCTGATGTCGGTCTGGGCCCTGACCGCAGAGCACGGCGTGAGCCTGCGCGGCCTGTTGCTGCCAATGGGGAAGAACCCGCTGATCCTCGCCTGCCTGGCCGGTGCCCTGGTCAATCTCGCCGGGTTCGGCCTGCCCGGCGGCACCGACCGCCTGCTAAACCTGTTGGCGGTAGCCAGCCTGCCGCTGGGCCTGCTCTGCGTCGGCGCCGCGCTGCGTCCGCAGGAGCTGGCCGGTGAAGTTCCGGCCCTGGCCTGGAACTGCGCCTTGCGCCTGCTGGCCATGCCCGTACTCGCCTTCGCAGTGGCCCGCCTGCTCGACCTGCCCGCCATGGAAAGCAGCATCCTGGTACTGTTCTTCGCCCTGCCCACCGCACCCACGGCCTATGTGCTGACCCGCCAGCTCGGCGGCGACAGCCATCTTATGGCCGGCATCATTACCCTGCAGACCCTGCTCGCCGCGGGCAGCCTGTTGCTGGTGATGCGCACGCTAGCCAGCTGA
- a CDS encoding CitMHS family transporter, which produces MLTLLGFAMVICFMYLIMTKRLSALIALIIVPITFALIGGFAAGIGPMMLEGISKLAPTGVMLMFAILYFALMIDSGLFDPAVRKILKLVKGDPLKVSMGTAALALIVSLDGDGATTYMICVAALLPLYSRLGMSPLIMAGLIILAGGIMNMTPWGGPTARAASALHVDPSDIFVPMIPAMIAGAVALFGLAWAYGKRERARLGVLHLPDDQLNHDEISVSQFPEARRPKLLWVNGALTAALMVTLITGLLPLPVLFMIAFSIAMIINYPCLQQQKERVAAHAGNVLAVVGLIFAAGIFTGILSGTGMVEAMSKSLLAVIPPSMGPYMAVITAIVSMPFTFFMSNDAFYYGVLPVLAEAASHYGISPVEMARASIVGQPVHLLSPLVPSTYLLVGLAKVEFGDHQRFTLKWAVMICLCILLAALLLGVFPLFGSH; this is translated from the coding sequence ATGCTGACTCTGCTCGGCTTCGCCATGGTCATCTGCTTCATGTACCTGATCATGACCAAGCGCCTGTCCGCCCTGATCGCCCTGATCATCGTCCCCATCACCTTCGCCCTGATCGGCGGCTTCGCCGCGGGCATCGGCCCGATGATGCTGGAAGGCATCAGCAAGCTCGCCCCCACCGGCGTGATGCTGATGTTCGCCATCCTCTACTTCGCGCTGATGATCGACTCCGGCCTGTTCGACCCGGCCGTGCGCAAGATCCTCAAGCTGGTGAAGGGTGACCCGCTGAAAGTGTCGATGGGCACCGCCGCCCTGGCCCTGATCGTCTCCCTCGACGGCGACGGCGCCACCACGTACATGATCTGCGTCGCCGCCCTGCTGCCGCTGTACAGCCGCCTGGGCATGAGCCCGCTGATCATGGCCGGGCTGATCATCCTCGCCGGCGGGATCATGAACATGACCCCCTGGGGCGGCCCCACCGCTCGCGCCGCCAGCGCCCTGCACGTGGATCCGTCGGATATCTTCGTGCCAATGATCCCAGCCATGATCGCTGGCGCCGTCGCCCTGTTCGGCCTGGCCTGGGCCTATGGCAAACGCGAGCGCGCCCGCCTCGGCGTGCTGCACCTGCCGGATGACCAGCTCAACCATGACGAAATCAGCGTTTCGCAGTTCCCGGAAGCCCGCCGGCCCAAGCTGCTGTGGGTGAACGGCGCGCTGACCGCCGCTCTGATGGTGACCCTGATTACCGGTCTGCTGCCGTTGCCGGTGCTGTTCATGATCGCTTTCAGCATCGCCATGATCATCAACTACCCCTGCCTGCAGCAGCAGAAGGAAAGGGTCGCGGCCCATGCCGGCAACGTGTTGGCGGTAGTCGGCCTGATCTTCGCTGCGGGCATCTTCACCGGCATCCTGTCCGGCACCGGCATGGTGGAAGCCATGTCCAAGAGCCTGCTGGCGGTCATCCCGCCGTCCATGGGCCCTTACATGGCGGTGATCACCGCGATCGTGAGCATGCCGTTCACCTTCTTCATGTCCAACGACGCTTTTTATTACGGCGTGTTACCGGTTCTGGCCGAGGCTGCGAGCCATTACGGCATCAGCCCGGTGGAGATGGCGCGAGCGTCTATCGTAGGCCAGCCGGTGCATCTGCTCAGTCCACTGGTACCGTCCACCTACCTGCTGGTGGGGCTGGCCAAAGTGGAGTTCGGTGACCACCAGCGCTTCACGTTGAAGTGGGCGGTGATGATTTGTCTGTGTATCCTCCTCGCCGCCTTGTTGCTGGGTGTGTTCCCGCTCTTCGGATCGCACTGA
- a CDS encoding TerC family protein: MEWLTSPEIWVAFFTLTALEIVLGIDNIIMIAILVGRMPPHMQARTRLFGLALAMITRILLLLSITWIMRLTTDLFHLFGQGISGRDLILFFGGLFLLWKSTTEMYHSLEGEDETDAAPSGAARNFIGTIIQIAIIDIVFSLDSVITAVGMVSHVPVMVAAIIVAVLVMMLAAGTISDFIDKHPSLKMLALAFLVVVGTVLIAESFEVHVPKGYVYFAMAFSLAVEALNIRMRIARGRKEDPVKLRKDIPGQ, encoded by the coding sequence ATGGAATGGCTGACCAGCCCGGAAATCTGGGTCGCCTTCTTCACCCTGACCGCCCTGGAGATCGTCCTGGGCATCGACAACATCATCATGATCGCCATCCTCGTTGGCCGTATGCCGCCGCACATGCAGGCACGCACCCGCCTCTTCGGCCTGGCCCTGGCGATGATCACCCGCATCCTGCTGCTGCTCTCCATCACCTGGATCATGCGGCTCACCACTGACCTGTTCCACCTGTTCGGCCAGGGCATCTCCGGCCGTGACCTGATCCTGTTCTTCGGCGGCCTGTTCCTGCTATGGAAAAGCACCACCGAGATGTACCACAGCCTGGAAGGCGAAGATGAGACCGACGCGGCGCCCTCCGGCGCGGCGCGCAACTTCATCGGCACCATCATCCAGATCGCCATCATCGACATCGTGTTCTCCCTGGACTCGGTGATCACCGCCGTCGGCATGGTGTCCCACGTGCCGGTCATGGTCGCCGCGATCATCGTCGCCGTCCTGGTGATGATGCTGGCCGCCGGTACCATCAGCGACTTCATCGACAAGCACCCGAGCCTGAAGATGCTGGCCCTGGCCTTCCTGGTAGTGGTCGGTACCGTGCTGATCGCCGAATCCTTCGAAGTCCACGTGCCGAAGGGTTACGTCTACTTCGCCATGGCCTTCTCCCTGGCCGTGGAGGCGCTCAACATCCGCATGCGCATCGCGCGTGGTCGCAAGGAAGATCCGGTGAAACTGCGCAAGGACATTCCTGGGCAGTAA
- a CDS encoding C1 family peptidase has protein sequence MAKRTATTKSRRRAAPRQLDVRRDSMDFRDLTYSASLAPLPDELFPDWQLLHILDQGEEGACTGFGLAAAVNYLRSRCALPGRASPAMLFAMARRYDQWPGENYDFSSARGAMKGWHKHGVCQEDSWAGGGGLTPAIQQEALDMPLGAYFRVFSRINDVQAALRDVGVLFASARTHEGWRSPRRGVIDWKPDALDVGGGHAFAIVGYTRDGFLVQNSWGPDWGGYRQGKAVYAGVALWSYADFEANVWDVWVAQLGVAVNHGVTDTATRYVSDGGTARLALQGPPQEAIYLHYLHIDDGHFDGLGQYASDLTQLDAIIEELQHSRPQHLLLYAHGGLNSVNGSAMRAFKWRPACRDNEIHELHFIWETGLLAELGDILLRKLPLVGERVGSVSSWWDNQMESLVQPAGFALWQEMKLDVERAFRKGAAGTLALQRLVGWLAAQGAQAPKVHLVGHSAGSIWHARLLQVWQALNGPVIDNLVLFAPACTLELYQSTFLKALGKGIRQQTLFILSDQAEQEDNVAGAYRKSLLYLVSNALEDKQRRVPLLGMQKFQPPQQPPGSSLVVADTGSPASRSTSHGGFDNDLQTMDSLLRLLLGGGSFRGFKAEELKGY, from the coding sequence ATGGCCAAGCGTACCGCCACGACAAAGTCCCGCAGGAGGGCTGCGCCCAGGCAGCTGGATGTCCGCCGCGACTCCATGGATTTTCGCGACCTCACCTATTCCGCATCCCTGGCGCCACTCCCCGACGAGCTATTCCCGGACTGGCAACTGCTGCACATCCTCGACCAGGGCGAGGAAGGTGCCTGCACGGGCTTCGGCCTGGCTGCGGCGGTCAATTACCTGCGTAGCCGGTGCGCGCTGCCCGGCCGGGCCAGCCCGGCGATGCTCTTCGCCATGGCCAGGCGCTACGACCAGTGGCCAGGTGAGAACTACGACTTCAGCAGCGCCCGGGGCGCGATGAAGGGCTGGCACAAGCACGGTGTCTGCCAGGAAGACAGCTGGGCTGGTGGCGGCGGCCTGACCCCGGCGATTCAGCAGGAGGCGTTGGATATGCCGCTGGGCGCGTATTTCCGGGTCTTCTCGCGGATCAACGACGTCCAGGCGGCCTTGCGTGACGTCGGCGTGCTGTTCGCCTCGGCGCGTACCCACGAGGGCTGGCGCTCGCCACGGCGCGGGGTGATCGACTGGAAGCCGGATGCGCTGGACGTTGGCGGTGGGCACGCCTTCGCCATCGTCGGCTACACCCGTGACGGCTTCCTGGTGCAGAACTCCTGGGGGCCTGATTGGGGCGGCTACCGTCAGGGCAAGGCCGTGTACGCCGGTGTGGCGCTGTGGAGCTATGCCGATTTCGAGGCCAATGTCTGGGATGTCTGGGTCGCCCAGCTGGGCGTTGCGGTGAACCATGGCGTCACCGATACCGCGACCCGATACGTGTCCGATGGCGGCACCGCGCGCCTGGCCTTGCAGGGCCCGCCCCAGGAGGCCATCTACCTGCATTACCTGCACATCGACGATGGCCACTTCGACGGCCTGGGCCAGTACGCCTCGGACCTGACCCAGTTGGACGCCATCATCGAAGAGCTGCAGCACAGCCGGCCGCAGCACTTGCTGCTCTATGCCCATGGCGGCCTGAACAGCGTGAACGGCTCGGCCATGCGCGCCTTCAAGTGGCGACCGGCGTGTCGCGATAACGAGATCCACGAACTGCATTTCATCTGGGAAACCGGGCTGCTGGCCGAGTTGGGCGACATCCTGCTCCGCAAGCTGCCGCTGGTGGGGGAACGCGTGGGATCGGTGAGCTCGTGGTGGGATAACCAGATGGAGAGCCTGGTGCAGCCGGCCGGGTTCGCACTCTGGCAGGAAATGAAGCTGGACGTCGAGCGGGCCTTCCGCAAGGGTGCGGCGGGCACGCTGGCGCTGCAACGCCTGGTCGGCTGGTTGGCGGCCCAGGGGGCGCAGGCGCCCAAGGTGCATCTGGTTGGGCACAGCGCCGGCTCCATCTGGCATGCCCGTCTGTTGCAGGTCTGGCAGGCGCTGAATGGTCCTGTCATCGACAATCTCGTGCTGTTTGCCCCGGCCTGCACCCTGGAGCTATACCAGTCGACCTTCCTCAAGGCGCTGGGCAAGGGCATTCGCCAGCAGACTCTGTTCATCCTGTCAGATCAGGCTGAGCAGGAGGACAACGTTGCCGGGGCTTACCGCAAGTCGCTGCTCTACCTGGTTTCCAATGCGCTGGAAGACAAGCAGCGGCGGGTACCGCTGCTCGGTATGCAGAAGTTCCAGCCGCCCCAGCAGCCGCCCGGCAGTTCCCTGGTGGTGGCCGACACCGGCAGCCCGGCCAGCCGGAGCACCAGCCATGGCGGTTTCGACAACGACCTGCAGACCATGGACAGCCTGCTGAGACTGCTGCTGGGCGGTGGCAGCTTCCGTGGCTTCAAGGCGGAGGAATTGAAGGGGTATTGA
- a CDS encoding phage infection protein, with product MKTQAFAALFIASLSTSVFALPSDSQPVLGESKDGAYIQVIEPVAAEGSFMVLDRVAEGGSDRTGANRIAEGGSDRTGANRIAESGSDRTNGFRVAEGGSDRTNAIRVAEGGSDRLPQAQHIS from the coding sequence ATGAAAACCCAAGCCTTCGCCGCCCTGTTCATCGCCAGCCTGAGCACCAGTGTCTTCGCCCTGCCGTCCGACTCCCAACCGGTACTGGGCGAGTCGAAGGACGGCGCCTACATCCAGGTCATCGAGCCGGTTGCGGCCGAAGGCAGCTTCATGGTGCTGGACCGCGTAGCCGAAGGCGGTTCCGATCGCACGGGCGCCAACCGCATTGCTGAAGGTGGCTCTGACCGCACCGGTGCCAACCGTATTGCTGAAAGTGGTTCCGACCGCACCAATGGCTTCCGCGTAGCTGAAGGCGGTTCCGACCGTACCAACGCTATCCGTGTAGCCGAAGGTGGCTCCGATCGCCTGCCGCAAGCCCAGCACATCAGCTGA